From the genome of Varibaculum prostatecancerukia, one region includes:
- a CDS encoding sugar-binding transcriptional regulator has translation MPVNLSRKDIQAIDAAKAYYGGLPQNEVAARLGISRPTVSKLLRYARAKGYVKITVNDPRLADSSTAKALMTRFGLEEAVVVYPSAPSDIEVRKALGEAGARMVEKVIKDGDTVGVSWSRTVEEISKNLTAQPRKKVEIVQLRGGVGGFARGQSEIEAVNRFAEAFKAEAHLLGAPTVFQSAEAKQAMMKEKQVAAALKRGRDSRIAVFTVGDAAKSSYLLTLPTLSRDVKLFLEKKAVGDICSRFIDTHGRVCLPELNDRTMAISLAQLRRIPEKIMVAGGGAKVAIIRVALEHGYANRLVIDAATAAQVLDMRVN, from the coding sequence ATGCCCGTAAATCTGAGCCGCAAAGACATTCAAGCTATCGATGCCGCCAAAGCCTACTATGGGGGTCTCCCCCAAAATGAAGTGGCGGCGCGGCTGGGAATCTCCCGTCCCACGGTTTCTAAACTGCTGCGCTATGCACGTGCCAAAGGATACGTGAAAATCACAGTTAATGACCCTCGACTAGCGGACTCTTCAACCGCTAAAGCTTTAATGACGCGTTTTGGCCTGGAGGAGGCGGTGGTGGTTTATCCCAGTGCTCCCTCCGATATTGAAGTCCGCAAAGCACTGGGGGAAGCCGGAGCTCGAATGGTAGAAAAGGTGATTAAAGATGGCGATACCGTGGGGGTTTCCTGGTCACGAACCGTCGAAGAAATCTCTAAGAACCTGACCGCTCAGCCGCGCAAGAAGGTTGAGATCGTGCAACTGCGAGGGGGCGTAGGCGGATTTGCGCGCGGACAAAGCGAAATCGAGGCCGTTAATCGTTTTGCTGAGGCTTTTAAGGCTGAGGCGCATCTATTGGGAGCGCCCACCGTTTTTCAAAGTGCCGAAGCCAAACAGGCGATGATGAAAGAAAAGCAGGTAGCTGCAGCTTTGAAACGCGGGCGGGATTCCCGCATAGCTGTCTTTACCGTGGGAGATGCGGCAAAAAGTTCCTATCTTTTGACTCTGCCCACCCTCTCGCGAGATGTAAAACTGTTTTTAGAGAAAAAAGCAGTCGGCGATATTTGTTCCCGATTCATCGATACCCACGGCAGGGTGTGTTTGCCGGAACTAAATGACCGCACTATGGCGATATCTTTGGCACAGCTGCGGCGGATTCCCGAAAAGATTATGGTCGCTGGAGGGGGCGCGAAAGTAGCGATTATTAGGGTCGCCCTGGAACATGGTTACGCTAATCGGCTTGTGATTGACGCGGCTACTGCCGCGCAAGTGCTGGATATGCGAGTCAACTAG
- a CDS encoding ABC-F family ATP-binding cassette domain-containing protein, which produces MINAQDMEVRIGQRLLVSRTNLRIDKGMRIGLVGRNGAGKTTTMRLIAALVALGKHRSSGSLSEEEAQDLIDNIDFQGKVTSSGSVGYLSQDPAVGVKQKDGISRIMAVRNLDRTLRAIENAQEKMSTTSGETQAKAIERYARLDEEFTRLGGYAARSEAMQIAHNLGLDQAALTQPLATLSGGQRRRVELARVLFSQPDVLLLDEPTNHLDHDSIIWLRDFLRTYAGGFVMVTHSTALLKDTVNQVWYLDASRAVIDQYKLGWDAYLKQRAQDEARRRRERQNALAKAQALREQGEKMRAKATKAVAAQQMLRRAEELVKEAGSETKAEKVARLRFPTPLACGKVPLNARGLAKSYGSLEVFSGLDLSIDRGSKVVVLGENGAGKTTLLRLLNGIEDADAGEVVPGHGLKLGYYAQEHETLDPARTVYENMTAAAPDLDETHVRNILGQFLFSGEDAFKPASVLSGGEKTRLALATLVVSGANVLLLDEPTNNLDPASREEILHALDQYEGAVVLVTHDPGAVEALNPQRVLLLPDGDEDLWSDDYLDLVELT; this is translated from the coding sequence GTGATTAATGCGCAAGATATGGAAGTGCGGATCGGGCAGCGGCTCTTGGTTTCCCGCACCAATTTGCGTATCGATAAAGGAATGCGGATCGGCCTAGTTGGGCGCAATGGCGCTGGTAAAACCACTACTATGCGCTTAATCGCGGCGCTAGTGGCGCTAGGTAAACACCGCTCTAGCGGTTCCCTCAGCGAAGAAGAAGCCCAAGACTTAATCGACAATATCGACTTTCAAGGCAAAGTTACTTCCTCGGGGTCGGTAGGGTATCTGTCACAAGACCCAGCAGTGGGGGTGAAACAAAAGGATGGGATTTCTCGGATAATGGCGGTGCGGAATCTGGATCGCACTTTGCGGGCAATCGAGAATGCTCAAGAAAAAATGTCCACTACCAGCGGGGAAACTCAGGCGAAGGCGATAGAAAGATACGCGCGCCTGGATGAAGAGTTCACCCGACTAGGCGGGTATGCTGCCCGCTCGGAAGCTATGCAGATCGCCCACAACTTAGGGTTAGACCAGGCCGCACTCACTCAGCCGCTGGCGACCCTTTCCGGAGGGCAGCGCCGCCGAGTAGAACTGGCGCGGGTACTGTTTTCCCAGCCAGACGTACTCCTTCTAGATGAGCCCACCAACCACTTAGACCATGACTCCATTATTTGGCTCCGCGATTTCCTGCGCACCTATGCCGGCGGCTTCGTAATGGTCACCCACTCCACGGCGCTACTAAAAGACACCGTAAACCAGGTGTGGTACCTGGATGCCTCCCGGGCGGTCATCGATCAATACAAACTAGGGTGGGACGCCTACCTGAAGCAGCGCGCCCAAGATGAGGCACGGCGACGCCGGGAGCGCCAAAACGCCTTAGCGAAAGCACAGGCATTGCGCGAGCAAGGCGAAAAAATGCGAGCCAAAGCCACTAAGGCAGTCGCGGCGCAACAAATGCTACGCAGAGCCGAAGAACTAGTAAAAGAAGCCGGAAGTGAAACCAAAGCTGAAAAAGTTGCCCGCCTGCGCTTTCCCACTCCACTAGCTTGCGGCAAAGTACCTTTGAATGCGCGCGGCCTCGCGAAATCCTATGGCAGCCTAGAGGTATTTAGCGGCCTAGATTTATCAATCGACCGCGGCAGCAAAGTCGTGGTTTTGGGGGAAAACGGCGCGGGGAAAACCACGCTGCTACGACTATTAAACGGGATCGAGGACGCAGACGCGGGGGAAGTTGTCCCCGGTCACGGCCTCAAACTGGGCTATTACGCCCAAGAGCACGAAACCCTCGATCCCGCTCGCACGGTTTATGAAAATATGACTGCGGCGGCTCCCGACCTGGATGAAACCCACGTGCGCAACATCTTGGGACAGTTCCTATTTTCCGGGGAGGACGCTTTTAAACCGGCCAGTGTGCTTTCGGGGGGAGAAAAAACCCGGCTAGCACTGGCCACCCTAGTGGTAAGCGGCGCCAATGTGCTGCTGCTAGATGAACCTACCAATAACCTGGATCCGGCGTCTCGGGAAGAAATCTTGCACGCCCTCGACCAATACGAGGGGGCAGTGGTGCTGGTGACCCACGATCCGGGTGCCGTTGAGGCACTGAATCCGCAGCGGGTGTTGCTGCTGCCGGACGGGGATGAAGATTTATGGAGTGATGATTACCTGGATCTGGTGGAACTGACTTAG
- a CDS encoding ABC transporter ATP-binding protein — translation MDTLLRLQHVSFLRGGNPILQDVSFQSQLGENWVILGPNGAGKTTLISILAARNYPSSGEAEILGQRLGAVPVQQLHERVGLCSSAVLRVIPGSQTVKALILSAAYGTMVRGRDQDFEDIDYQRRANLMELFGVASLQDRRLSTLSDGERQRVLIARALMADPEILILDEPVAGVDLQARELLLSALDELSSDPKSPQIVMVTHHLEEIPASFNRAALMKEGRIMASGEIDQVLTSENLSEAFSLPLKCGRSDDRRWWAHAK, via the coding sequence ATGGATACTCTGCTCCGATTGCAACACGTCAGTTTTTTGCGTGGGGGAAACCCCATTCTTCAGGATGTTTCCTTCCAATCCCAACTTGGAGAGAACTGGGTAATCCTCGGTCCCAATGGAGCGGGAAAAACCACTCTGATATCTATCTTGGCGGCTCGTAACTATCCCTCTAGTGGAGAAGCAGAAATCTTAGGGCAACGACTGGGAGCGGTACCGGTCCAACAACTACATGAACGGGTAGGACTATGTTCTTCGGCGGTGCTACGAGTGATTCCCGGATCGCAGACCGTGAAGGCGCTGATTCTTTCGGCCGCTTATGGCACTATGGTGCGTGGGCGTGACCAAGATTTTGAAGATATCGACTATCAGCGCCGAGCAAACCTGATGGAACTATTCGGGGTAGCGTCTTTGCAAGACCGCAGGTTATCCACGTTGTCCGATGGAGAACGCCAGCGGGTACTGATTGCCCGCGCCCTCATGGCTGACCCGGAAATCTTGATATTGGATGAACCGGTAGCGGGGGTGGATCTGCAGGCTCGCGAACTTTTATTGTCCGCCCTGGATGAACTCAGCTCGGATCCAAAATCACCACAGATCGTGATGGTTACCCATCATTTAGAGGAAATACCGGCATCTTTTAATCGCGCCGCCCTGATGAAGGAAGGAAGAATCATGGCTAGCGGTGAGATTGACCAGGTGCTGACCAGTGAGAATCTTTCAGAAGCGTTTAGTTTGCCGCTTAAATGCGGTCGCAGCGACGATAGGCGTTGGTGGGCGCACGCCAAGTAA
- the glgA gene encoding glycogen synthase: MRVDLLSREYPPHVYGGAGVHVTELAKVLAERIDVGVHCFDGPRPDDGGKIRVTGYDYCAEQDGANAALRTLGIDLQMAQHCDQADLVHSHTWYANMAGHWAKNLYEVPHVVTAHSLEPLRPWKREQLGGGYNLSSWAEKTAYLAADAVVGVSHGMKDDILRAYPQIDPDKVHVIHNGLDLTDWALPTDQEAVAQTLAKYGINPEIPTVVFVGRITRQKGLPHFLQAIEQIPADSQVVLCAGAPDTPEIEKEVRGLVEGLSARRSGIIWIEEMLPHDQLVNILSAAHVFVTPSIYEPMGIVNLEAAAMELPVVGTATGGIPDCIAEGETGYLVPIEQLSDGSGTPTNPDKFHRDMAERITALLENPELAKKMGKAGRKRVEEKFSWQTVADKTVELYRSLL; encoded by the coding sequence ATGCGTGTTGATTTATTGAGCCGCGAGTATCCGCCTCATGTTTATGGCGGTGCCGGAGTCCATGTCACTGAGCTGGCAAAGGTGCTGGCAGAGAGAATCGATGTGGGAGTGCATTGCTTTGACGGTCCGCGTCCCGATGATGGCGGGAAGATCCGGGTTACCGGATATGACTATTGCGCCGAACAAGACGGAGCCAATGCCGCCCTACGTACCCTAGGGATTGACCTACAGATGGCGCAGCATTGCGATCAGGCTGATCTAGTCCATTCCCACACCTGGTATGCGAATATGGCCGGTCACTGGGCAAAGAATCTTTACGAAGTCCCGCATGTAGTGACCGCTCACTCCCTAGAGCCTCTGCGTCCTTGGAAACGCGAACAACTAGGCGGCGGGTATAACCTCTCATCCTGGGCAGAAAAAACCGCTTACTTGGCAGCCGATGCGGTGGTGGGGGTTTCTCACGGGATGAAGGATGATATTTTGCGTGCCTACCCCCAGATAGATCCGGATAAAGTCCACGTTATCCATAATGGTCTGGATTTAACTGATTGGGCGCTTCCTACCGATCAGGAAGCGGTTGCCCAAACCCTGGCTAAATACGGGATTAACCCCGAGATACCGACTGTGGTTTTCGTAGGCCGGATAACTAGGCAAAAGGGTCTGCCTCACTTCTTGCAGGCAATCGAACAGATTCCGGCAGATTCGCAGGTAGTGCTGTGTGCTGGGGCTCCAGATACCCCGGAGATTGAAAAAGAAGTTCGCGGATTGGTAGAGGGTCTATCTGCCCGGCGCAGCGGAATCATTTGGATTGAAGAAATGCTTCCGCACGATCAGCTAGTAAATATCTTGTCGGCAGCACATGTATTTGTTACTCCCTCGATTTACGAACCGATGGGGATAGTAAATCTGGAGGCTGCCGCCATGGAGCTGCCGGTAGTGGGTACCGCTACCGGGGGGATTCCCGATTGCATTGCAGAGGGCGAAACCGGATATTTAGTACCGATTGAACAGCTATCTGACGGTAGTGGCACCCCCACGAATCCAGATAAATTCCATCGGGATATGGCCGAGCGGATTACCGCCCTGCTGGAGAATCCCGAGCTGGCCAAGAAAATGGGTAAAGCCGGACGCAAACGGGTAGAAGAAAAATTCTCTTGGCAGACAGTCGCAGATAAAACTGTGGAACTGTACCGCTCCCTCTTATAA
- a CDS encoding HAD-IIA family hydrolase, which yields MNNISKLRKPKAWMTDMDGVLVHESKALPGAHEFIETLKAKETPFLVLTNNSIFTNRDLAARLEASGLEVPEERIWTSANATAEFLNSQSPNSTAFVIGEAGLTTAIHETGYVMTESNPEFVVLGETRFYDFVNITKAIRLIEKGAKFICTNPDTTGPSEDGTLPAVGSVAAMITKATGRNPYFVGKPNPVMFRAGLNKLGAHSEDAAMVGDRMDTDIHAGVESGMDSYLVLTGSTSREDIHKFPYRPKAVFEGIGDLLPLL from the coding sequence ATGAACAATATTAGTAAACTACGTAAACCCAAAGCCTGGATGACCGATATGGATGGTGTGCTAGTGCACGAATCCAAAGCACTCCCGGGCGCACACGAGTTTATCGAAACTCTAAAAGCCAAAGAAACTCCCTTTTTGGTACTAACTAACAACTCTATTTTCACTAACCGTGACCTAGCTGCGCGTTTGGAGGCCTCGGGGCTTGAGGTTCCCGAAGAACGTATCTGGACTTCCGCGAATGCTACCGCCGAGTTCTTAAACAGCCAGTCCCCTAACTCCACCGCGTTCGTTATTGGGGAGGCCGGGCTGACCACCGCTATTCACGAAACCGGCTATGTGATGACTGAAAGCAACCCGGAGTTCGTAGTCCTAGGGGAAACCCGCTTTTACGATTTCGTCAATATCACCAAGGCGATCCGCCTGATTGAAAAGGGCGCCAAATTTATCTGCACTAATCCGGATACTACTGGACCTTCCGAGGACGGAACTTTGCCGGCTGTAGGATCAGTGGCCGCCATGATTACTAAGGCGACTGGACGCAACCCCTATTTCGTGGGTAAACCGAATCCGGTAATGTTCCGCGCTGGACTCAATAAACTGGGAGCACACTCCGAGGACGCAGCCATGGTCGGTGACCGCATGGATACCGATATTCACGCCGGAGTCGAGAGCGGGATGGACTCCTACCTGGTGTTAACTGGTTCAACTTCCCGCGAGGACATCCATAAGTTCCCCTATCGCCCCAAGGCGGTATTTGAGGGAATCGGAGATCTACTGCCTCTGCTTTAA
- a CDS encoding glucose-1-phosphate adenylyltransferase → MAKNNVLAMILAGGEGKRLMPLTLDRAKPAVPFGGTYRLIDFALSNVVNSGYLRSVVLTQYKSHSLDRHLATTWKMSDLLGNYVAPVPAQQRRGKHWYRGSADAVYQSLNIVRDENPEYILIIGADNIYRMDFSQMVDDHIKSGLPCTVAGIRQPIELSSAFGVIDQTNGTINRFIEKPETCEGLPDDPTKFLASMGNYVFTTKDLVAALEADANNEDSKHDMGGDLVPYFVEHGGVNCYDFIENVVPGATDRDRDYWRDVGTIDAFYEAHLDLLSVSPVFNLYNFDWPTYTKLDAWLPPAKSTFSDENRRGMALDSIVSPGVIISGARVERSMLSPMVHLHSFASVDGSVLMNGVDVERSAVIHNAILDKNVRVAEGVQIGVDHDKDRERGFTVSEGGITVVPKGTVVTE, encoded by the coding sequence ATGGCAAAAAATAACGTATTAGCAATGATTCTGGCTGGTGGCGAAGGCAAGCGCCTGATGCCCCTTACTTTAGATAGGGCGAAACCTGCGGTTCCCTTCGGGGGCACTTATCGTTTGATTGATTTCGCGCTTTCCAATGTGGTGAACTCCGGGTATCTACGCTCGGTAGTGCTCACTCAGTACAAATCGCATTCTCTGGACCGCCATTTGGCGACCACTTGGAAGATGTCCGATTTACTGGGCAACTACGTGGCACCGGTACCCGCTCAGCAGCGGCGGGGCAAACACTGGTACCGGGGCAGCGCCGACGCAGTCTACCAATCACTAAACATTGTGCGTGATGAAAATCCGGAGTACATCCTGATTATCGGGGCGGACAATATCTACCGCATGGACTTTTCTCAAATGGTCGATGACCATATTAAATCTGGATTGCCTTGTACGGTTGCTGGGATTCGGCAACCGATTGAGCTTTCTAGTGCTTTTGGGGTCATTGACCAAACCAACGGAACGATTAATCGCTTCATTGAAAAACCCGAAACCTGCGAGGGTCTTCCCGATGACCCCACAAAGTTCTTGGCCTCGATGGGCAACTACGTATTCACCACTAAAGATCTAGTGGCAGCGCTAGAAGCGGACGCTAACAATGAAGATTCTAAGCACGATATGGGTGGGGATCTGGTTCCTTACTTCGTAGAGCATGGCGGGGTGAACTGCTATGACTTTATTGAAAATGTGGTTCCGGGCGCTACCGACCGTGACCGCGACTACTGGCGAGACGTGGGTACTATTGATGCCTTCTACGAAGCGCACCTAGACCTGTTGTCGGTGTCTCCGGTGTTCAACCTCTATAACTTTGACTGGCCAACCTACACGAAACTAGATGCGTGGCTGCCCCCTGCTAAGAGCACTTTTAGCGATGAGAATCGCCGGGGTATGGCTCTGGATTCGATTGTTTCTCCGGGGGTAATCATTTCCGGTGCGCGCGTGGAACGCTCCATGCTCTCGCCCATGGTGCATCTGCACTCCTTCGCCTCTGTAGATGGCTCTGTGCTGATGAATGGCGTCGATGTGGAACGCTCCGCGGTGATCCACAATGCCATCTTGGATAAGAATGTGCGTGTGGCCGAAGGCGTTCAGATCGGGGTCGATCACGATAAAGACCGCGAACGCGGATTCACAGTTTCCGAGGGCGGGATCACCGTAGTACCCAAGGGGACAGTAGTAACCGAATAG
- the argF gene encoding ornithine carbamoyltransferase, with translation MALLSGRHFLKELDFTAEEWRYLLDLAAQLKAAKRAGTEKPYLNCKNIALIFEKTSTRTRCSFEVAAYDQGANVTFLDPVASQIGHKESMADTAQVLGRFYDGIEFRGRRQEDVETLARLSGVPVWNGLTDEWHPTQMLCDQLTMLEHSGRDLSDISFAYLGDARNNMSNSLLISGAMMGMDVRIVGPRQLWNEQRWIDKAHEIAIQTGAKITHTDDPAAGVKGTDFLYTDVWVSMGEPKEVWDERIKLLLPYQVNARLMEQAGSQAKFLHCLPAFHDRNTTVGEDIYQKTGLDALEVTDEVFSGERSIVFDQAENRMHTIKAVMVATLGNL, from the coding sequence GTGGCATTACTATCTGGCCGCCATTTCCTAAAAGAACTCGATTTTACCGCCGAGGAGTGGCGGTATCTGCTGGATTTGGCGGCGCAGCTAAAAGCGGCCAAACGCGCAGGAACCGAAAAACCATATCTAAACTGCAAAAATATCGCCCTGATTTTTGAGAAAACTTCCACTCGCACGCGCTGTTCTTTTGAAGTAGCCGCCTACGACCAGGGTGCTAACGTCACCTTCCTAGACCCGGTGGCCTCCCAAATTGGGCATAAAGAATCCATGGCGGACACCGCGCAAGTGCTGGGGCGTTTTTATGATGGAATTGAGTTTCGAGGACGCCGCCAAGAGGACGTAGAAACTTTGGCGCGGCTATCGGGAGTCCCAGTTTGGAATGGGCTCACCGATGAGTGGCATCCCACCCAAATGCTCTGTGACCAGCTCACTATGTTAGAACATTCTGGGCGGGACCTGAGCGATATTTCTTTCGCCTACCTGGGGGATGCCCGCAATAACATGTCGAATTCGCTGCTGATTTCCGGGGCGATGATGGGAATGGATGTGCGGATTGTAGGGCCGCGGCAGCTGTGGAATGAGCAGCGTTGGATTGATAAAGCCCATGAAATTGCAATTCAAACCGGTGCGAAAATAACCCACACCGATGATCCTGCGGCCGGGGTTAAGGGCACTGATTTCCTGTACACCGATGTTTGGGTTTCTATGGGGGAGCCGAAAGAAGTGTGGGACGAGCGGATTAAGCTGCTGTTGCCCTACCAGGTCAACGCCAGGCTAATGGAACAAGCAGGGTCGCAGGCAAAGTTCTTGCACTGCTTGCCCGCTTTCCATGACCGGAACACCACCGTGGGGGAGGATATTTACCAAAAAACCGGTTTAGATGCCCTGGAAGTTACGGACGAAGTGTTCTCCGGGGAACGTTCCATCGTGTTTGACCAAGCAGAAAACCGAATGCACACCATTAAAGCGGTGATGGTAGCCACCCTAGGTAATCTTTAG
- a CDS encoding MurT ligase domain-containing protein — protein MNFGFKGHLAVTVGKAAAFASRTLGKGSGGMIGGRVAQKICPDIMSRLAAGKKVTLVTGTNGKSTTTKMLVNALQQAGKSVATNRGGDNMENGVIAAIMENPSAPYVVLEVDEMHVPLVAAEVKPQVLLYLNLSRDQLDRVGAVGHVEARLRQAVALSPQATVVANCDDPMVTSAAWDGNQKVWVSVGTRWIDDSLVCPRSGKEIKREGEDWFSTGEPTFRRPQPDWSYRLEDSALGEGEAVMAGSAMEVSAPGAKQSVVVNLPGLVNRGNALMALAAASVLGAPLSAAAQGIPLVTEVAGRYASCQVGEVKGHLLLAKNPAGWREALTMRHAGAAGAILAVNARIGDGTDPSWVEDIDFTPLRGTPKVIVSGECADKVQACLQKQGVTCEVENSAYRAISMFGSGQVDILANYTAFQDLRAELEAKGQIS, from the coding sequence ATGAATTTTGGTTTTAAAGGACATCTGGCAGTTACCGTTGGAAAAGCTGCCGCTTTCGCTTCCCGTACTTTAGGGAAAGGTTCCGGGGGAATGATTGGCGGGCGAGTCGCACAAAAAATTTGCCCCGATATTATGAGCCGCCTGGCCGCCGGAAAAAAGGTAACTTTAGTTACCGGAACTAATGGGAAATCTACTACCACGAAAATGCTGGTTAATGCCCTACAGCAAGCGGGAAAATCAGTGGCTACTAACCGCGGCGGCGACAATATGGAAAATGGGGTAATCGCCGCAATTATGGAAAATCCTTCGGCCCCCTATGTGGTTTTAGAAGTTGATGAAATGCATGTTCCCTTGGTCGCTGCGGAAGTTAAACCCCAGGTGTTGCTGTACCTGAACCTTTCTCGCGACCAGCTAGATCGGGTAGGTGCAGTCGGCCATGTGGAAGCACGGTTACGGCAGGCAGTTGCTCTCAGCCCGCAGGCTACGGTAGTAGCTAATTGTGACGACCCGATGGTAACTTCAGCTGCCTGGGACGGTAATCAAAAGGTATGGGTTAGTGTCGGCACCCGCTGGATTGACGATTCCCTGGTCTGCCCGCGTTCAGGTAAAGAAATTAAGCGAGAGGGCGAGGATTGGTTTTCTACTGGCGAACCGACATTCCGCCGCCCGCAGCCCGATTGGAGCTACCGCCTAGAGGATTCGGCTCTAGGGGAGGGCGAAGCAGTAATGGCAGGTAGCGCTATGGAAGTGTCGGCGCCGGGGGCTAAGCAATCAGTAGTGGTTAATCTGCCGGGTCTGGTTAATCGCGGCAATGCCCTCATGGCTTTGGCAGCTGCCAGCGTTTTGGGAGCGCCACTTTCGGCCGCTGCCCAGGGAATCCCCCTAGTTACCGAGGTGGCAGGACGCTATGCCTCCTGCCAGGTGGGAGAGGTAAAAGGGCATTTACTTTTGGCTAAGAACCCCGCAGGATGGCGAGAAGCTCTAACTATGCGTCACGCCGGAGCAGCGGGAGCAATATTAGCGGTCAATGCGCGTATCGGAGATGGAACTGATCCTTCTTGGGTTGAAGATATTGATTTCACCCCTCTACGGGGAACCCCGAAAGTTATCGTTTCCGGAGAATGTGCCGATAAGGTGCAAGCATGTTTGCAAAAACAGGGGGTAACCTGCGAAGTTGAAAATAGCGCCTATCGCGCTATCAGTATGTTTGGTAGCGGTCAAGTCGATATTTTAGCTAACTACACGGCGTTCCAGGATTTGCGGGCAGAACTAGAAGCCAAAGGGCAGATTAGTTAA
- a CDS encoding SixA phosphatase family protein, producing the protein MSYVLTLVRHAQAGYGRGDHSRPLTPAGIRQARELGALLVKEKVAVELILHSTAARAAQTAQQIGRAYPGAQLLAEDELYHCSPERLLRLVGEYGPAGGKAILVVGHEPIISMTAQLLAPADAGVPYGVSTATAIAFQVPGFSALSCGCGELTGIFHASLRQ; encoded by the coding sequence ATGAGCTACGTATTAACGCTGGTGCGCCACGCCCAGGCTGGTTATGGCCGAGGCGACCACTCTCGTCCTCTAACTCCGGCGGGGATACGGCAGGCGCGGGAGTTGGGGGCGCTTCTTGTTAAAGAGAAGGTAGCGGTAGAGCTGATATTGCATTCTACGGCGGCTCGCGCTGCCCAAACCGCTCAGCAGATCGGCAGGGCTTATCCGGGCGCGCAGCTACTGGCAGAGGACGAGCTCTATCACTGTTCCCCGGAGCGGCTATTGCGTTTGGTGGGGGAGTATGGGCCGGCAGGCGGCAAAGCCATCCTAGTAGTAGGGCATGAGCCCATAATTTCGATGACCGCCCAGCTTCTAGCTCCCGCGGACGCGGGCGTGCCTTACGGAGTGTCCACCGCTACCGCTATTGCTTTTCAAGTTCCCGGCTTTAGTGCTCTTAGCTGCGGCTGCGGGGAGCTAACCGGGATTTTTCACGCCTCGTTGCGCCAATAG